Below is a genomic region from Gemmobacter sp. 24YEA27.
CGCCGGGGTGAGAAGCGTACCGGCCTCGTCCCGGGTCTCGGGCGAGACCAGGACCTGTTCCGTGACCGTCTCGATGACCGCCGGGCGGATGTCAGATTGCCAGCAGGCGCCCTTCGGCCCCTGGGGCGGCCCGGGTTTTCCCTTCAGATCTACCAGCTCGGCCGAGAAATCGGCGCGGGTCGGGCCTTTGGGAGTGCCCGCGCCGGTGCAGGCGGCGAGGATCAGCACGACAGGGATAAGGCAGGCGAGATACCGCTTGCGATATGGGTTTGCCCTGTCATGGGCGAAGCCCTGATGCGGCGCAGCGAGGCAGGGCAGGTCAGAGGGGGTCATCGGCTTCTGCTCTTGTTTTCCGGTCACCGGCAGGCCCGATCAGTCCCTGAGGATCCTGTCTGGTCCGGCGCTGCTGCGGGCACCCGCTCAGGCTGTAAGGCTATCCGCATCGGGAGAGGGTGGCAACAAGCGGCACGCGCCGGGCAAGGAAAACACATGGTCATTCTGTACATGGCGATCCTGCGGGGGCCGGAGGCGTGGGGAAACCCTGTTTGTCGCAATTCGACTGTGTGGTGACTGCTCTGGCACAGCGGCGCGGGATGACATATGTCATGGGCAAGACAGGGAATTCAGCGCCGGGCCCGGCTTACGGGCCCCAGAAAACAGACGGAAACCGGGGACGGCAATGGCGAAGATCACCTATATCGAATTCGGCGGCAAACAGCATGAGGTCGAGGTCGCCTCTGGCCTGACGGTCATGGAAGGGGCCCGCGACAATGGCATTCCGGGCATCGAGGCCGATTGCGGCGGTGCCTGCGCCTGCTCGACCTGCCATGTCTATGTCGATCCGGCCTGGGTGGATAAGATCCCTGCCAAGGATGCGATGGAAGAGGATATGCTGGATTTCGCCTGGAATCCGGATCCGCTGCGATCACGCCTGACCTGCCAGCTGAAGGTAACGCCGGCAATGGACGGGCTGATCGTGCATATGCCCGAGAAGCAGATCTGACCCCGCATGAGGGGCGTCGACGGGCGGGCTAAGATTTTTCAGAAAAAATCTTAGAAAATTTCTTAAAAGAAATTTGACCGGAATTCGATGAATTCCGGCGCCTCTGGCCGCTGTTGCACCTCAGGTCGTCAGTCGCTCGGCCTTCCTGCGCACCAGGACGCTGCGCAGGTCATGCATCGCAAGCAGCAGGGCATCGGTGACCTCGTCAAGCTGCGCATCACTGGCCTTTGACTGGGCCCATTGCGAGGTCATGTTCAGATGATCCACGGTGCGCAGGATGTCATCCGTCTCGCGGGCGTCGAGCAGCGCGCGCCGCTTTGCAATCCAGGTGCGGATCGCCTCAAGATCTGCCTCTGAAAGCTCGCGATCCCCATGTGGCCGGATATTTCCATTCTTCACATTGACGCTGGCGATCTCGTCCAGCTCGATGCGGCGCTGGCGGTTTTCCGTGTCCACCCGGCAGACCGAGGCCCCATTTTCCCGGATACGAAAGTAATAGGGGGGTAAGCTGTCGGACATGTCGGGACTATTCCTGGCGCCATGGGCAAAAACCGTCAATCCGGCTGATTTAAGCGCAAATTCCTATAAAAACCAGCCCCTGCTGATGCCCGCCCAACTCAGTCGCGATTGTCGATCACCCGCAGCAAAGACCCATCAGGATCGATCAGTGCGAACATTCGCGGCGCACCATCCGGGCGGAAAAAACCGGTGAGGCGCGGGATCCCCTCGGCGGGGAGGCCGAGCTTTTGCCATTCCCCAAGCAAAGCATCCGGGTCATCCACCCGGATACAGGCCGAGAAACTGCTCTGTGCCGGATCAAGATCAGGCCAGGCAAAAAACTCCAGCTCCAGTGCGCCCCGTCCGAGGATCATCCAGCCCTCGCTGAAATAGCGCGTGGCAAAGCCAAGCCTGGCATAGAACTCTGCCGTCGCCCGCATATCGCGCGACGGCAGATTGGCGGTGATCCGGTCCCGGGTCATGGCTCCCCCATGCTGCGCTCCACCGATCATGATCGGAGGTTATCACTCAGACGAGGCTCGCGCAAAACCGCTGGATCCGGTCGCAGGCGTCGCGCAGCACCTCATCCGAGGTGGCGTAGCTCACGCGGAAATTCGGGCTGAGGCCGAAGGCCGATCCGAAGACGACAGCAACCCCGGTCTCTTCCAGAAGTGCTGTTGCAAAGACTTCGTCATTGGTGATCACCACGCCTGCGGGTGTCGCCTTGCCGATACAGCCCGAGATGTCCGGATAGACATAGAAGGCGCCTTCCGGTTTCGGGCAGGTGATGCCGGTCGCCTTGTTCAGCATCGAGACCACCAGATCGCGGCGGCCCTGGAAGACGCGGCGCCAGTCGGCGAGGAAATCCTGCGGCCCGCTCAGCGCCTCGAGCGCCGCCCATTGGCTCACGGAACAGGTGTTCGAGGTCGATTGCGACTGGATCGTCCCCATCGCCCTGATCAGCGCCACGGGGCCTGCCGCATAGCCGATCCGCCAGCCGGTCATCGCATAGGCTTTCGAGACGCCATTGCAGGTCAGAGTGCGGTCATAAAGCCCCGGCTCGACCTGGGCGGGGGTGGTGAATTCGAAATCGTCGAACACCAGATGTTCATACATATCATCCGACATCACCCAAACATGCGGGTGGCGCATCAGGACATCGGTCAGACCCTTCAGCTCGGCGCGGCTATAGCCCGCCCCGGTCGGGTTCGAGGGCGAGTTGAAGATCAGCCATTTGGTCTTTGGCGTGATCGCGGCCTCAAGCTGTTCGGGGGTGATGCGGAAGTTATTCTCAAGCGTCGCGACCACCTCGACCGGGGTGCCGCCCGCCAGCTGCACCATATCGGGATAGCTGACCCAGTAGGGCGCCGGGATGATCACCTCATCGCCCTTGTTCAGCGTGGCGATCAGCGCGTTAAAGAGGATCTGCTTGCCGCCGGTGCCCACCGTCACCTGGTTCGGTGTATAGGTCAGCCCGTTCTCGCGCAGGAATTTCGCGCAGATCGCGGCTTTGAGCTCCGGGATGCCATCGACGGCGGTATAGCGGGTCTTCCCCGCATCAATCGCGCGCTTTGCGGCATCGCGGATATGTTCCGGCGTGTCGAAATCCGGCTCGCCGGCACCAAGGCCGATCACATCCTTGCCGGCTGCCGCCAGTTCTCGCGCCTTATTTGTGACCGCGATCGTGGCCGAGGGTTTCACGCGGGCAAGCGTATCGGACAGAAAGGCCATTTCCGGGTCTCCGGTGGGATTGTTTGCATTTTCCGGTCTCGGGTCTTAAGTTCGCCCCCCCGTTCATACAAGCGATATCAGCAAAGGAGAGGCGTGATGGCGGAAAGCAGCACAGGACGTGAGCCGGGTGTGGATCTGGCACCCGAGGACTGGTTCTCGGCGGATGTGGCAACCTTTGGCGACCGGCTTGCCGGCGCGCGTGAGGCGGCCGGGCTGAGCCAGGAAGATCTGGCGCAACGGCTGGGGGTGCGGCTGACCACGCTGCAGGCCTGGGAAGACGATATGGCAGAGCCGCGGGGCAACCGGCTTTCGACGCTGGCGGGGATGCTGAATGTCTCGCTCGCCTGGCTCCTCACGGCCGAGGGCGACGGGCTGGGCCTGCCGGAGGCGGAGGCAATGCCAGTGGCGCTGAGCGATGCCCTGGCCGACCTGACGCGGCTCAGGGCAAAGGCGGCGGGGCTTGTGCAGGAGATCGCAACGGTGGAAAAGCGGCTCAGACAGGCTTTGCGGCAGGAGTGAGCGATGGTTGCGAAAGAGGGGGCGGTGCCGGGAGAAAGCCATGACGCCCGGCTCCGCCGGATGCGGATGCGCAGCTGGCGCCGTGGCATTAAAGAGATGGACCTTGTGTTCGGGCCCTTTGCCGATGCCGGGCTGGCGGGGCTGACGGCGGAAGAGCTGGATCTTTATGACCGGCTTTTATCCGAGAATGATCAGGACCTTCTGACCTGGGTTCTGGGCACGGTTCCCGCCCCGGACTGGACCGCGCCTTTGCTGCCGCGCATCGCGGATTTTGCGGCGACCCGGCTCGCAGGCTGATCCTTTCGCGATAAATCGCGGTAAAATCGTCGCGAGTTTACGGAATGTTTGTGCTTTGTGCTGATTCTGTCTCCGTCTGTTACGTGCGGAGCAAAGTACAAATGTCCCTCCATCAATCCGTCCTCGATGGATCGCAGAAAGCGTTCCTCTCCTGCTATCTCGACAATCTGGGCCTGGTAGAACGCCTGCACAGATTGCTGCTTGATGTCATCAAGGATGAGTTCGAGCGCCTGCGCGTGTTGGAGGTCAACCCGGTCCAGGCCCTGCTCCTGTTCAACATCGGCGAAAACGAGGTGACCGCGGGCGAGCTGAAAAGCCGCGGTTACTACCAGGGCTCGAATGTCAGCTACAATCTCAAGAAGCTGGTCGATCTTGGCTATATGCACCATCAGCGGTCTGAAATCGACCGGCGTTCGGTGCGGGTGCGTCTGACGGAAAAGGGCCGGATCCTGCGCAATCAGGTCTCGGACCTGTTCCTGCGCCATGCCGAGGGCCTCGAAAAACGCGGTGTGATCGATGTCAGCGGCATGGATGAGATCAATACCTCGCTGCGCCGGATGGAGCGGTTCTGGACCGAACAGATCCGCTATATCTACTGAGATATCACCTTGCCTGCGGGGATGGCGTCCGGGGCGCACCTCTCCCGGACCGGCGCGAGGACATGGCAGTGAAAGCCGTCCTGCCGCCGTTTATCTCAACGGCCTGAAGGGCCTCACATTTCCGCAGGGGGCACTTTGCTGGTCGTGCGGGAATGTGGCCTGCTGTCGCAATGCCGCACAGGAAGATAGGATCGTCACGAGGGCTCCGGATCGTGCAGATCTGGATAATTAAGGTCAAAGCCGGGGCGGTGGGGCCACCGAGGGATCGAGGTGTCTTTGTGGTGCAGTCCAGGCGCGACCTCAATGTCGCAGGGCGCGAGTTGCGCCGCCGGATGCGGTTTGCAGAGGACCGAGCAGAGGATCTGCATCAGGCCCACCAGGTTTAACCGTTCCGGCTTGTCCAATGGGCCGCCGAAGTCGGGGTGATGCCCCGAAAATCCGCGTCGAGGCTATACGGCGCCACGTTGATCACCTGCCGGGTCCTGCGCGGCGGGAGCCGCGCGGGGCTGCGGGCCTCACCGGATCGAACGGCTGATGCGGATCATGGTCCTGAAGGCCCGGCCAGGATGCCGGGAAAAGCAAAAGACGTCATCGAGCGCTCGGACATCGCAGATAACATCCACAACCCGGGCATTCAGGCGGACTGACCCCAGCAGAATTGGCAGGCCGGTTTCACCCGCATCGGCGCCGCGAACGGCTGGCACTGCATCGCAGTTACAACGGACCGTTTGTCAGGAAAATGCCCCTTCTCCCTCTGGCAGGAGATTGTCGGGCGGTCCATGAAGGCGGACACGGCGCCACTCTGGCCAGGGATGCACTGACAGTGGGGATCGGGCGGCGCAGCCGGCTCGATGCGCTCCTTCATCCTTCGAAAACTGGTGCGTTTCATGGCTAAACAATTTCAATGAGGTAACTTCAAAGAAACGGGATACCCTTTCCTCAGAGCCAGGCGGGGAATGTCCGGGAACTGGCTCTGGAAGCCCCACGGAGCCGGGGGCTCAGCTGGTCGCGCGAAGGAGAGCGTCTTCTCGTCGCCGGAGACAGTACGGACGAACCGGAAGGTCTGCCGAGGCGGCGACGCAGCGCATGCTGGAATGTCCGGTAACGCCGAACGCTTTCACGACCCACAGCACTGACAGTCAAAACCCGAACAGTTCCACCCTGCAGAGCGCGAGGCCGGATCAGGAATGGCCTGCCTCGCTGGTCGCGTCGCCTCCCGCGGGAGGGGGGCTCAGTTGGCTTTGCGGCGTGGCAGGAACGGCAAAGGCATCACATGCACGCCGTCTTCCAGCAGTTTCTTTGCCTCTTCCGGCCTGGCCTCGCCATAGATCGAGCGCTCGGGCGCATCGCCGTCATGGATGCGGCGCGCCTCGGATGCGAAATTCATCCCGACATATTCCGAGTTCTTTTCGACCTCGCGGCGCAAAACAGCCAGGGCATTTTCGATCTCGGCGCGCGAGGGGACCGGTGACGCAGCAGGGGGGGCTTCGGGCGTGCCCGAAGACGGCGTTACCCCGCTGGGTGCAGCCTTGCGGGCGGGGCCAAGCGAGGGGGTCATCAGCGCCTTTTCAACGCGCGCGCTGCCGCAGACCGGGCAGGCGAGGTGGCCGGCGCGCGACAGGCTGTCAAAGGCCTGGCCGTCGGCGAACCAGCTCTCAAACCCATGGCCTGCCTCGCATTGCAGCGTGTAGCGGATCATTCTTCGTAATCTCCTGCTGGCCCGGGCCTTTGGTGCCGGGCCATATAGCGGGGAAGCTAGTGTTTCCCGGGCGCGGGTCAAGGCCACTGCCGCCGGATCCTGTCAGAGCCGGTGCAAGGAGCAGGTCAGACCTGACCGCCATCCTGCTTTGTCCCGCTCTGTTTTGAATTGCCAGCCGCGAAGGCAAGGATCAGCTGTTGCAGATCTGGCTCGTCAACCTTGCGCGCCGCTTTTTCCGGGCTGAACCATTTGCGGCGGCGCTGACGATATTCGGGATATTTGCGGGCAAGGCTGGCGACCCGTACCGGATAGACCTCGACATCGCAGCGCTGCGCCAGATCGGTGTCGCGGCACAGAACCTTGTCATAGCTGTAATTTCCAACCGGAAACCCATCGGTTGCCCCGGTCACCCCGGCCTCTTCCCAGGCCTCGGTCAGCGCCGCATCGGCATTGCTGCGATCTGCCATCGGCCAGCCCTTGGGAAGCACCCAGCGGCCGGTGTCTCGGCTGGTGATCAACAGAATCCGCGTGCCGTCCTTGCTTTCATTCCAGCACAATGCCGCAAGCTGAAGCCTGATTTCCAAATCGGAATCCCGATGCGCTAGCCTGACCTCTTTGTTCATATTATTTACCAGCTACCTTCGCACCCGTTCGGCCGTTGCAGCAAAACCCTGCGGACCCGGGAGTCTGTTATACATATGGTTCATTGTGCCTGACGCGCATCGTCCGGCCTATGGCTATATAGAGATTTATCAAGATTTTCTGTCTGTGAGACTAATATGCACAAGATTGTGACGATGTGCCGGATCGAAATCCCCGCCCGGGCGGGATGTGGGGTGGGCTGATGCGGGTATTCATCGGGCTGGAAATGCCCGGATCTGTGCGCGAGGCGCTTGTCCTGCAGCAATTCCTTCTACCGCTGCAGCGCAGGGTTGCGGCAGAGGACATGCATCTGACGCTACTCTTTTGTGAGGATCTCGCCGACGACCTCGCGGATGCATTGCATGTCGCGCTGTCCGATCTGCATCTGCCGGGGTTTGCGCTGTTGCTGGCGGGGCTCGGGCTTTTTGGCGGCACAAAACCGCACAGCGCCTGGGCCGGGGTCGCGCCCTCTGTGCCGCTGGTCGCTTTGCAGGCTGCGGTCGAGGCGGCCGGGCGGCGCGCCGGGCTTGATCTTCCGCATCGCCGTTTCATGCCACATGTGACGCTTGGTCGTTTCAGCCGCCCCGATCCCGCCACGCTGATGCGGCTGGAACGCGGCATCGCGGCCGGGGCGGGCTTTGCTGCCGGCCCCTGGCATGTTGATGAGATTGTGCTCTGGCAAAGCGTGCTGACCGCGGGCGGCCCCCGCTATACCGAGCTTGCCCGTTATCCATTTGCGCAGCATCGCCGCCCGCCGCGCGATCCCTGACCGCTTCCTTGACAAGTCCGGGGCAGGGGTGCAGCACGGGCAGAGCTTTACACGATCAGTCCAGGACAGAAAGCAGACCTGCCGATGACCCGTTCCATCACCATTGCCGGCCGCGAGATCGGCCCCGCCCATCCGCCGCTGGTCATCGCCGAAATCGGCATCAATCACGGCGGCGATCTGGATGTCGCGAAAGAGATGGTGCGCCTTGCCGCCGGGGCCGGCTGCGAGATGATCAAGCACCAGACCCATATTCTCGAAGACGAGATGACGGAGGAGGCGAAGCAGATCTTCCCGCCGAATGCCGATGTCTCGATCTGGGAGGTGATGGCGCGCTGTGCCCTGAACCAGAGCGACGAGGCAGAGCTGAAACGCTATACCGAAAGCCTCGGGATGATCTGGATCTCGACGCCGTTTTCGCGGGCGGCGGCCGATTTCCTCGAAACCCTCGACGTGCCAGCCTATAAGATCGGCAGCGGAGAGGCCGATAACCTGCCGCTCATTCGCCATATCGCGAAAAAGGGCAAGCCGGTGATCATGTCGACCGGCATGCAGACCATCGATACGATCCGCGCGAGCGTGGATATTCTGGATGCCTCGGGCGTGCCCTATGCGCTGCTGGAATGCACCAATCTTTACCCGAGCCCGCCGGAGATCGTATCTTTGCGCGGTGTGACCGAGCTGCAAGACGCCTTCCCGAACGCGGTTGTCGGCTTTTCCGACCATTCCATCGGGCCGGAAATGGCACTGGCAAGCGTAGCGCTTGGTGCCACGATCCTCGAACGCCATTATACGGATTCGCGCTACCGCAAGGGCCCGGACATCATCAATTCGATGGACCCGGCCGAGCTGCGCCTGCTGATCGACCGTTCGAAAGAGATCTGGATCGCGGCAAACAACCCGAAGCAACGCTCGGCGCCGGAAGAGGATGTCTACCGTTTCGCGCGCGGCTCGGTCGTGGCGGATCGTGACCTGCCGGAAGGCCATGTGATCCATGAGATCGATATCTGGGCGCGGCGCCCGGGCTCGGGCGAGATCCCGGCCTATGACTTTGACAGGCTGATCGGCAAGCGTCTGACGCGCGCGGTCACGCGCAATACCCAGCTGAAATGGAGCGATCTGGCGTGACGTCGGTGCCGCGCAGGATCCTCTTCCTCACCGGCACCCGCGCCGATTTCGGCAAGCTGGAGCCGCTTGCGGCGGCGGCGCGTGAGGCGGGGCATGAGGTCACGTTTTTCGTGACCGGCATGCATATGATGACCCGCTATGGGCTGACCGCGCATGAGGTGCGCCGCCAGCCCGGCATTGCGACGCATGAATTTCTGAACCAGCGCCCCGGCGATCCACAGGATATCGTGCTGGCGAAAACCGTAACCGGCTTTTCGGATTTTGTCACCGAAAGCCGCCCGGATCTGATCGTCCTCCATGGCGACCGGATCGAGGCAATGGCGGGAGCGCTGGTTTCGGCCACGAATTACATCCGCTCGGCCCATATCGAGGGGGGCGAGGTTTCAGGGACCATCGACGAGGTGTTTCGCCACTGCAATACCAAGCTCTGCACGCATCACTTCGTGTCCTCCGAGACCGCGAAACGCCGGGTGATGGCGCTTGGTGAGCCCGAGGATGTGATCCATGTGATCGGCTCGCCGGAGCTGGATTTCCACGCCCGCCCCTCGGGCGTGACGCTGGACGAGGTGCGGGCGCGCTATGCGATCCCCTTTGCCGATTACGGCATCGCGACCTTCCACCCGGTGACCTCGGAACAGGCGACAATGGGCGCGCAGGCCGAGGCGCTGTTCGCGTCTCTGGTCGAAAGCCAGCGCAATTTCGTGGTGATCGCGCCGAATAATGACCCAGGCTCAGAGGCGATTTTCCGGGTGCTGGATGCTTTGCCGAAGGCACGGTTCCGGGTGCTGCCCTCGATGCGCTTCGCGCATTTTTCCGAACTGATGCGCAACGCCGCCTGTATCGTGGGCAATTCCTCGGCGGGCGTGCGCGAGGCGCCGTTTCTGGGCGTGCCCTCGCTGGATGTCGGAACGCGGCAGACCAATCGCTCGGATGCGGCCTCGGTCACGGCGGTGTCTGCCTTTGACCGCGCGGCGATCCTCGGATTTCTCACCAACGCGTGGGGCAATAAAGCGCCCCGCGATGCGGGTTTTGGCGAAGGCGCTGCGGCGGATCGTTTTGTCGAAGTGCTGGCCGACCCCGCCTTCTGGGACCGGCCTTTGCAAAAAGCGTTTCACGACTGAGGTGCCGCGAGGGGCGGGCCGTTACCAGCCCGAGAAACCGCCATCCACATTGATCAGCTGCCCGGTGATATAGCCGGATTGCGGGCTTGCAAGGAACAGCATCGCATCGGCGATCTCGTCGGGTTTTGCCATCCGGTCGAGCATGATCAGCTCGCCCACGCGCTTCTGGAATTCCTCGGAATGGCCGTTGAACACCGCGCCCGGGGCAATGGTGTTCACGGTCGCGCCGCGCCCGGCCCAATACCCGGCAAGCCAGACAGTCAGCCCATGCACCCCGGCCTTTGAGACGCCATAAGCCGAGAAATTCTTGAACGGCATCCCGTCATAGATCCGATGATGCGCCCCGTTCAGCGCATACATCGAGGCGACATTGACCAGAGTGCAGGGGCGACGCCCGACAATGTCGCGATCCATCTGACGCGCGATCATGAAAGGCGCGGTCAGATTGGTGCGCATGGTCTTTTCCCAATCCGCCACTTCAAGATCGGCAAAGTCGGGAAAGCCCTTGCCTGCGCCCATCAACAGCTCGCCGGTAATGGCGGCATTGTTGAGCACGACATTGGGCTCCCATCCGTCTTTTTCGATGCGTTTGAAAATGGTTACGATCTGATCTTCATCCGATACATCAAGCTCGTAAAAGCGGAAATTCTCGTTTCCCGCATGGGCTTCTTTCAGCGCCTCGGCCCGGTTCCCGGCAAGGTCGGAACTGACCACCCGCGCGCCTTCGGCCAGCATGCGGCGCACGTAAGTGCTGCCCAGCACGCCACCCGATCCGGTGATGAAAACCGTGCGGCCTTTCAGTTGATCAGCCATGATGCGCCCCTTCCTGAGCTTCTTTCAGCAAAAACTCGACCAGCCGGAAATCGAACGGGCTGTCGATGTCGACACAGCGCTCGGGGGGCATCAGGTAAGGGATCACGCGCCCCTCCCATAGTCCTTTCGAGCGGTGCAGATAATCGGGTGCTACGACATAGGTCGAGGCCGCATGTTCATAAACCACCGGCGCCTGCTGACGCGCGACCACCCCGCCGGGCAGCGGTTTTGACACATGCAGCGCGCCACTCGCATCAGGTTCCACGAGGTTGAAATAGGGGTTCTTGCGCGCCTCGCAGCAGGACATGACCATGTCAGGCGCCTCGGCCGCGAAGAGATCCAGCGCGCCGCTGATATCCTCGGGCTGCCGCAAAGGCGAAGTACAGTCAAGATCCAGAAACGCGATTACCGGACGGTCGAGCAAAGCCTGTGACGCCTCCAGCGCATGCGCCCAGACCCCCCACTTCCCCGCCTGATCAGTGGCCAGATGCGCAGGCCTGAGCCCGATTTGCAGCGCGCCCTTTGCCACGGCATGATCATAGATCTCTTCATCATCGGTCGAGACCACCACCGCATCAACGCCGGGATGCGCGAAAAGCTGATCCAGCGACCAGTCGATCAGCGGCTTGCCGCAGATCTCGCGGAAATTCTTGCGAGGCACGCCCTTGGACCCTTTGCGCGCGCCGATATGCCCCAAAATCATGTGAGTTCCTTATCGATCAGGCCGATGAAACGGCGGTTCTGCCAGGCCTCGCTGATGAGTTTCGCCGAGGCGATAACGCGGTCAAGCCGCGGCAGATGTTCGACCGGATCGGGGCTTTGCCCGGCCACCAGCGCCAGAAAGGCCCGCATCGCATCGAGGAACATCGCATTGCGCTCCAGCGGCAGGTCAAGCACCCGCTCGCCCGCCAGGTCCTGGACCCGGTAGATCTGGGCCGCGAAATCAAAGTCAAAGCTCTGGCGGGTGCCGTGCAACACCGCCCGCCGGTGCAGGCGCGGCGTCAGGTAATCCATTGCGACCGAGCCCGCCGCCCCCCCCTCGCGCTGCCTGAGCGTGATGAAGCTCGCCAGATCAACACCCGGGTAAGCGGCATGGCCCTGCGACAGCACCTCGTCTGTCTGCAGCCCGGGGAACAGGCATTGCGCCATATCAAGCTCATGGCACAGGTCCAGCAGCACTCCGCCGCCTTTCTCCTGCGCGGCATAGCTTTCCGCAAAGGACCAGTTCTGCCGCCACTGGGTGACATCATGGCCAATCGCAAAGGAAAACCGAAAAATATCCGACAGATCGCGGCGCGCGAGTTCGCGAAACGCCGGATGCCAGCGCATCATATAGCCAACCATCGACCGCTCTGCGACCGGCGCAGAGCAGGTGCTGATCGCCTCCACTTCTGCCGGTGAAAAGGAAAGCGGCTTTTCCACATAGACCGGCAGACCCCGATCCGCCGCCGCGCAGATCACCTCGGCGCGCACATCGGTCGCGGTCGCCACCACCACCGCATCATGGTCGCGCAGATCCGCCTGCAATCCGGCCGCACCATATCCCCGCCAGCCGCGCAAGCTCGCCAGCGCCCCAAGCGTCTGCAGGTTATCATGATGGCGCCTCCCGATCGAGCCCGCACCCACCACCAGAACCTTCACCACCATCGCCAGCCTCCGCTTTCCCTGTCCGGCATCGCATGAACCCGCAGCGCCGAACAGCCCTTTTCATCTGTCCGAAAATATCCTCGGGGGGAGCGCGGGCACCGCGCGCGGGGGGGCAGACAGCCCCCCGTTGCCCGATCCGTCAGGCCTCACCCCGCCAGGGCTGCGCGCCGGTTCCAGTACACGGCCGCCTCCACCTCGGCGCACAGCGCGATCAGCTCCTCATCCGCGCCAAAGGGCGCCGCCAGATGCACGCCGATCGGCAGGCCCGAGGCCGACCAGCCGAGCGGCAAAGACGCCGCCGGCTGGCCGCTTGCATTGAACACGGCGGCAAAAGGCGAATAGTCGAAACAGCGCCCCGGCCCGAGGCGGAAATCAACGTAATCCTCGGTCTCATGGCTGAAGCGCCCGACATGTGCCGGCGGCTCGGCCAGCGTGGCCGAGAGCAGGATGTCATAACCAGCGCCGGTTTCAGGCCGGAAGAAATACGCCATCTCGCGTCCGAAATCATGGATATCCTCGACCGCTTCCAGATAGCGCAGCGGCCCGAGCGCCTCGGCATGTTTCACCGCGCCGCGCCCGACACCCTCGACCAGATCCGCCGTCAGCGCGCTGCCTTTCAGCTTTTGCCGGATCGTCAGCGCTGTGCCGACCGCAACGATATCGGTCCAGGCCCGCATCATTGCCCCGATATCCGCCTTTGGCCGCGCCGGTTCCACATGGTGGCCAAGGCTTTCCAGCAGCTGCCCGGCCTCCCGCACCGCGGCTGCGACCTCCGGGTCAATCGCGGCGCCGGTAAAGGTCGTGTCGCAGATCGCCACGCGCAGCCGTCGGGGCGGGGCCGAGATCGCCTGGCCGTAGCCCTTTGCCAGCGGCGGCGCGACATAGGGGCACCGAGGTCAGGTCCCTCGCAGGCATCCAGCATCACCGCCGTGTCGCGGACGGAACGCGTCAGGAACCCGTCAATCGCCATGCCGGCCCAGCCCTCGCCGGACCAGGGCCCGTCGGGCAGCCGCGCGCGGGTTGGCTTGAAGCCGAAAAGCCCGCAATTCGAA
It encodes:
- a CDS encoding DUF1178 family protein, which codes for MIRYTLQCEAGHGFESWFADGQAFDSLSRAGHLACPVCGSARVEKALMTPSLGPARKAAPSGVTPSSGTPEAPPAASPVPSRAEIENALAVLRREVEKNSEYVGMNFASEARRIHDGDAPERSIYGEARPEEAKKLLEDGVHVMPLPFLPRRKAN
- a CDS encoding bleomycin resistance protein codes for the protein MTRDRITANLPSRDMRATAEFYARLGFATRYFSEGWMILGRGALELEFFAWPDLDPAQSSFSACIRVDDPDALLGEWQKLGLPAEGIPRLTGFFRPDGAPRMFALIDPDGSLLRVIDNRD
- a CDS encoding peptidoglycan-binding domain-containing protein, producing the protein MTPSDLPCLAAPHQGFAHDRANPYRKRYLACLIPVVLILAACTGAGTPKGPTRADFSAELVDLKGKPGPPQGPKGACWQSDIRPAVIETVTEQVLVSPETRDEAGTLLTPARFASEARQRIVTDRSTVWFRVPCPEVMTPEFIATLQRALKARGLYLLPLTGVTDGPTRKALRSWQQSRGLDSDHLSLAAARELGLVVGDF
- a CDS encoding pyridoxal phosphate-dependent aminotransferase, with product MAFLSDTLARVKPSATIAVTNKARELAAAGKDVIGLGAGEPDFDTPEHIRDAAKRAIDAGKTRYTAVDGIPELKAAICAKFLRENGLTYTPNQVTVGTGGKQILFNALIATLNKGDEVIIPAPYWVSYPDMVQLAGGTPVEVVATLENNFRITPEQLEAAITPKTKWLIFNSPSNPTGAGYSRAELKGLTDVLMRHPHVWVMSDDMYEHLVFDDFEFTTPAQVEPGLYDRTLTCNGVSKAYAMTGWRIGYAAGPVALIRAMGTIQSQSTSNTCSVSQWAALEALSGPQDFLADWRRVFQGRRDLVVSMLNKATGITCPKPEGAFYVYPDISGCIGKATPAGVVITNDEVFATALLEETGVAVVFGSAFGLSPNFRVSYATSDEVLRDACDRIQRFCASLV
- the thpR gene encoding RNA 2',3'-cyclic phosphodiesterase, with product MRVFIGLEMPGSVREALVLQQFLLPLQRRVAAEDMHLTLLFCEDLADDLADALHVALSDLHLPGFALLLAGLGLFGGTKPHSAWAGVAPSVPLVALQAAVEAAGRRAGLDLPHRRFMPHVTLGRFSRPDPATLMRLERGIAAGAGFAAGPWHVDEIVLWQSVLTAGGPRYTELARYPFAQHRRPPRDP
- a CDS encoding winged helix DNA-binding protein, producing the protein MSLHQSVLDGSQKAFLSCYLDNLGLVERLHRLLLDVIKDEFERLRVLEVNPVQALLLFNIGENEVTAGELKSRGYYQGSNVSYNLKKLVDLGYMHHQRSEIDRRSVRVRLTEKGRILRNQVSDLFLRHAEGLEKRGVIDVSGMDEINTSLRRMERFWTEQIRYIY
- a CDS encoding NUDIX hydrolase; translated protein: MEIRLQLAALCWNESKDGTRILLITSRDTGRWVLPKGWPMADRSNADAALTEAWEEAGVTGATDGFPVGNYSYDKVLCRDTDLAQRCDVEVYPVRVASLARKYPEYRQRRRKWFSPEKAARKVDEPDLQQLILAFAAGNSKQSGTKQDGGQV
- a CDS encoding succinate dehydrogenase assembly factor 2, with the protein product MVAKEGAVPGESHDARLRRMRMRSWRRGIKEMDLVFGPFADAGLAGLTAEELDLYDRLLSENDQDLLTWVLGTVPAPDWTAPLLPRIADFAATRLAG
- a CDS encoding helix-turn-helix transcriptional regulator; the encoded protein is MAESSTGREPGVDLAPEDWFSADVATFGDRLAGAREAAGLSQEDLAQRLGVRLTTLQAWEDDMAEPRGNRLSTLAGMLNVSLAWLLTAEGDGLGLPEAEAMPVALSDALADLTRLRAKAAGLVQEIATVEKRLRQALRQE
- a CDS encoding 2Fe-2S iron-sulfur cluster-binding protein; amino-acid sequence: MAKITYIEFGGKQHEVEVASGLTVMEGARDNGIPGIEADCGGACACSTCHVYVDPAWVDKIPAKDAMEEDMLDFAWNPDPLRSRLTCQLKVTPAMDGLIVHMPEKQI